The Phyllobacterium zundukense DNA segment CATTGAAACCAGGCACACGAAGGCGTTCCTCCGGATTGAAAGTCGGGATGATTGGCACGATCAAGTACGAGGAACGCATCCGCGAACTCATTGACGATATTCCGGACCTGCTAGAGATCATGGAGCCACTGCTTGACGCGCGCAGGAAGCTGCGTGAACACTTTGCTACTCTCCATCGCAAGCTTCTGACGATCGTGCGCGGCGATACGGTCTGCCGACGGCTCATGACAATTCCAGGCGTTGGGCCCGTTGTAGCGCTGGCCTATACGGCGACCATAGACATTCCCGCCCGTTTCAAGAGATCCAAAGCAGTGGGTCCAGTTCTTGGATTGACGCCTGTACTGAAACAATCCGGGGAAAGTCACCGTGTAGGTCGAACCTCGCTTTGTTGTGATGGCATCATGCGAACCTTGCTCTATGAAGGTGCTCAGACCTTGCTGACCAACGTGAAGCAATGGTCATGGTTAAAAGCCTGGGCAATGAATGTCGCCAAACGAAGAGGGATGAAAAAGGCCATTGTTGCACTTGCACGCAGAATGGCTGTGATCATGCACCGGATGTGGACGAATGAGACAGAATTTTGCTGGACGAGAGAGGAACTGCCGGCAAGGATTTGACAATACCGCCGTTATATTAAGTGAATTCCGCCAACAGCGGAATGATGTCCCACACGGGACGGAGAACAAGTGAGTTCGTTTGCTTCTCAGTTCTGCTGCCAACACGGCAGTAAGAACGCCCCGAAGATTGTTCCACTTGTTTCATCTGAACCCATCATGGAAGGGCCAAAGTGCCGATTCCGGAGAGAAGAGCGAGCCCGTCGGGATATCTAAAGTTGTTGGAAACGGTTGCCAGAAGAAGCTCTTGACCTTTGCCAGCGACGATGAAAGTCGGAGATGTCACCGGAACGCTCAACCTTGCCCTAACAGCATCCGGCTGCGACAGCGCGAGGGTCGAGCACAAGCCGAGGCTGCTTTCAGACAATGGTCCGTGTTACGTCGCTGGAGAACTGGGCGAATGGCTGGAAAAGCGGTCTATCAAACAGGTTCACGGCGCTCCGGGACACCCAGACCCAGGGCAAGATCGAGCGCTGGCACCAAACATTGAAGAACCGCATCCTGCTCGAGAACTACTTCTTCTCGGAAGACCTCGAAGCGCAGATCGCCGCCTTCGTCAATCATTACAACCACCGCCGATATCATGAGAGCATTGGCAATCTCACTCCTGCCGACGTTTACTTCGGGCGTGGTCAAACCATCCTGTTACAGAGAGAAAGGATCAAACGCGACACCATCAAGCTCAGACGCTTGCAACACAGACGGCAAGCCGCTTAAATCCACAACCAGACGAGCCAGAAACTCCAATCTTCCCAGACCAATCTGGTCTCAAATCATTTGATGACGGACAGCCCATGGCATCCGCATGGTTTCTCAAAACGGACTACTGATGGCCGAAATAAGCGTTGGCAACCGTTTCAGCCTCCCCGTCCATTTTTATCTTTCCATGCTCAAGCCAAACGATACGAGTGCAATTCTTTACGAGAAGTTCTTTCGAGTGGCTCGCGATGATGAGGATTTTGGTCTCGTTCACTAGATCATGAAGCCGCTGATTTGCTTTATTTTGAAAGGATTCATCACCTGCAGCGAGCCATTCGTCCATAATAAGAATTTCAGGCCGAATTACAGTCGAGATTGAAAACGCCAATCGAAGCTGCATACCAGTAGAATAGGTTCTAACTGGCATGTCGAGAAAGTTTCCCAGTTCTGAAAACTCTTCAATTTCGACTTGTCTCTCTGCCATCTCGCGCTTCGAAAACCCCAATAGAGCGCCACGTATGCCAATATTCTCTCGGCCTGTTGCCTCAGGATCGATTCCGAGCGAAATGTTGATAAGGGACGTACATTTCCCATTAATCGCTATACGCCCGCCTGATGGATAGTACACGCCGCTCATGACTCGCAGAAGTGTAGTTTTTCCGGACCCATTGTGTCCTATCAATCCAAGCCTGTCCCCCTCATTTAGACTGAGATTGATGTCCTCGAGGCCGCGAATAACTACATGCCCTTCCGCGTTCGAGCCAATGGTACCGCCTGTCGCCAGGCTCATCACCTGGTTCTTAAGGGATCTGCTTTTTGCGTTGTAGATAGGAAAATCTACAGTGACATTTTCGAGTGCCATTGAAGTCATGTCGAACCTTTGCGGATTAAAAAGGTGCTTTTACAACCAGTAGGTAACGCGTGAGCGAAAGCGGTTGAGGAAGAGCAGGGCGATTCCCCACCCGATAATTGCCATTGCGACCACTACCCCCCAATTGAGTAGTGTACCTGTCCCACCGAGCAATGGATCCCTGATTATACTGACCAGGTGATAAAACGGATTGAAATCCAGTATGAGAATTGATTTGTCAGCCGGCAGTTGGTGTGGTTGCCACATGATAGGCGTAATGTACATGCCGACCTGCATGATATTCTGTATGATCTGGGTTAGATCACGATATCGAGTGCATACAATCGATAGTATAACCATCATCCAGAGCAAATTGAGAGATACGAGAAAGAAGGCAGGTATTACCAACAATGCGGTGAAGCCGACGAATTTGCCAAAAATAAGCAAAATAACAGGAAATATTATGATGTTATGAAATAGAATTATCGAATTTCTCCACCAAGTTCTTAATATATAGGTAAAAAATGGTAGCGGAAGTTGAAGCATTGTATCAGAGTTAGATATAAAACTAGTGCAACCCTCATTTATCAGTTGAGAGTAATATCCCCACATAATGATACCAACGCAAATGAAAGGTAGAAACTCCGACATGGGCGTTCGAAAAATTGTTCCGAAAATCAGCCCCATAGCGCCAATGAGTACACCCATATTGATTGTTAGCCAAAACGCTCCAACACTGGAACGCCTATAACGCTGCGCTACGTCCTGCCAGCCCAACAGTGCCGCTAAACGAAAGTTGCGTACCGCACCAGTTACGTCTTCCCAAGCGGTTATTTTTTTTGAGTTCGCTATGGTCATTGAATACAGTCTTTCTATAGATACGTTCGTAACAGCTCTCGTATTGAGCGGTGGGCTATATACCCGTTGTCGTTGCGCTTCTATGCGGCATTGAGCTCCATCAACAGCATAGGAAGCTGGCGGTAGCATGAAGAGATAGTCTATGAAAGCCCTTAGAAAATCCCGCGAGCAACGATTGCACCGCCTATTGCAAGGAAGATCAGCGCGGCGAAGATGCCATGCTGGGTGGGAGAACGCCGTCGAGTAACTGCAACACGTCCTCTACTGCATACGGCAGCTGGCAAGCAGCATCAAGCGCACTAACCACGCTTTGCGCAGTACAGTTCGCCAATTGGCGATTGGTTTCACTCTCAGATTGTGGGGGATATGCGAGCAAACTAAAAACTATGACGATTCAAAGCGTTAACCGTGGCATCGCCGTGCGAATAATTGGAGCGGACGATGGGGGATATGGACGGGTTCGGTTGACTATTCCTGATGCTCGTGTTGAGTAGCGCACCGATGTGCCTGTCTATCCCTTTCTCAATTCTGGAATGTCCAAATGCTCAAAACCCTCTGGCGCCGCTTCCTAGCCGATCGCGTATCTTCTTCGATTGAGGCAAGGTTGATGAGCGGCCCTCATGCTGTATCGGTGCAACAAAGTATTGCCGAGACAGCATCTCTCCGTGAAAGACTCGAGCAACTTGAATCAAAGATGGCCGTTGCCCTCGATCCCAAACCCTGGAAGCGAAATCTTCATATTCCAGATTTAGGCAATCACCCTCCGATGAATGACGCCTTCATGGATTACTCCACAGTCAGCGCCTCGGATTTTTATCATCCAACTTTCCGCGAGCTCTGTTTGCAACTCGGATTAACGCCACTGCTTCATCGCAAATACTGGGAGTGGGCTTACGTTCTACACCACGCTAGACGGTTGGGGGTCGTTGGAGAGGGTCGGCGCGCACTTGGCTTTGCGGTTGGCCAAGAGCCCTTACCTTCCGCTTTTGCAGCTTTAGGAACACAAGTAGTTGCAACGGATGCGCCGCCGGACGTGGGTGAAGAGAAGGGATGGCGCAAGTCGAACGAACACGCGTCTGGACTTGCAGAAACGCACAAGCCGGATCTAATCGATTGGGACAGTTATCAGAAACTGGCCTCAGCCCAAGCTTGCGATATGACCAATATTGATCCGACGCTAACCGGGTTTGATCTTTGCTGGTCATGTTGTTCATTTGAGCATCTGGGTGACATTGAAGCTGGCCTTCGCTTTGTTGAGGAGAGTGTCGAACGGACACTCGCGCCTGGCGGTATCGCGATCCACACTACGGAGTTCAATCTCTCATCTAACGATGCGACGATCGAGAGCGGCGCGACTGTGCTCTATCGATTGAAAGATATGGTCGCCTTCGCGGAACGTTTACGTTTGCGGGGACATCATGTCGAAGCGATAAAGGTCGCACCAGACGCGCATGTTCTGGATTTCTTCGTGGACACCCCACCGTTTGAAGCACCCGTTCACCTCAAACTCCAATTGTTGGGCTACACCAGCACATCCGTTGCTTTGATCATAAGACGCGGAGTATGACGATTGAACCGCAAGACTCGACTTCCAGTTTAGGGTCGTCTATGCCGTGTGGGTTTTCACAGCTTGTCTTTTAGGAATCGAGATCGTCTAGATATGCCCGAGCATCAGCCTGCCCCCAAGCGCGTTTTGGTCGATGGCCGAGTATTTTCGTCATCGGCATTCGACCGAGGAATGGGCCGTTATGTAACCCACATTATGGAGCAATTGGAAGCAGCAGGGTGTCTAGTGACCATCTTGCTATACAGAGATTGCGAACTCAGCACAGATTCAAAGCTATTGACTGACTACGCGATCCGTTTTGCAAACTATTCGCCACTCGAAAATTTATATGCCCACGAATTCACTGCGTATCTATCTGCTCTGCTCGAGAGTGAATCTTACGATTCTTACGTCGATACAACGCCGTTTCTGGCCCCACGCCGCTTCGACATTTTTTCGTGTCCTGTCATTGCAGTTTGCTACGATTTCATTCCGCTGAGGTATCCTGATTTCTATTTGCGCAATTACCAAGGCGCACCTCAAATTTACTATAACGGTTTGGCCCGTTTGGTGAAGGCTGACCATATCATATCCATTTCAACAACAGTCCGCGATCAGGTAGTTCGATATCTGGGCGTTCCAAATCAAAATGTTACGGTGATGTGCCCTACACTCGAAGAGCGATATCTTTCGGTGCAGCAATTTCCAGATGCCGACCCGTCCAACTACGTTTTTACTATCCTTGGATCGCATAAATCAAAAAACCCGGAAGGGTCTCTTGAGATATACAAGCAACTGCTGGCATCAGATCTGGTTGAGGTTCGCCTAAATGCTCCAAAGCAGGACCAACTAGATAGCCTACGCAACGCAAAACTGATCCCAAACGACGCATTTGTCTCTGCCGATATCACAGACGAGCAGAAATTCGAGCTGCAGTCCGGCGCCGGCGTTGTCGCGCATTTGTCAATAGAAGAGGGGTTTGGCATTCCACTCTTAGAGGCAGTTTTCTTGGGTAGAAAAGTACTTGCCTTGGATATTCCCATAAACCGCGAACTCCTTGAGGCGGCCAAAGTCGGCCGAGAGTCTGCAGTATTTTGGCTTCCACCGCAGAACCAAACTCTGAATCTCCCCGCATTCAAGCGCTTTTTAGAGGCACCTGTCGATACGCAATTCCACGATGCTATTCGCCAAGCCTATCTCGCACATTGGGGAGCATCGGCACAGCTAATTGCCGATGCGTTGCGAAAAGCTGAAGCTGGATATGCAGCTTGGTGGGAACGCATTCAAGCGAAAATCTTCTCCTCAATTCCAGGTACGTCATGCGGCGTCGCCGACTACTCAGTGGCGTATGTTCGAAGCGCCGCTGGGAACATTGCGTTTTTCTTCTCAGAAGGTGAACAGGAGAACATTTCGTACCTTACGAATGTGAAGCTATTTACGCACTATGATTTTCAGCGATTCACAGCCAAGTTTAAGGATGTAAAAGGTCTTTTCAACTTTGCATTTTCGACGGCCTTGCATCCCGGCCTCGATTTAGCACGCAAGGCGTCGCGAGCCGGCGATGTACTTCTTTTACATGAGCGTCGCTATTTCGATGGCTTTCGCTACATCCATATGTGGGCAAATGGTGTCAATGAACTACTGTTGGATGTGGCCGGAGCTGGAACAGAGGAAGATCGAACTAAACTGGCGATAGATTTCGTTTTTCGTCCGGAGTTTAACCGATACAAACACGTCCGAAACGAAAGGGCGCCGATATCAGCGCAATGGTTGAGATCTCTGCCAGTTCGGACCGTTTCCCACTTGCCACCCGCTGTGATCGAACAGCTGGATCGGCAGGAATCCATAAACCCAGGTTCAATCATCAATGATATGGAGGCGATTGAGGACGATATTGACTTTGTTCCTCTCGGCATTGATGACCGCCGCAATCCTGCAGTCGATCGTGCATCACGGTTATTGCGAGTCCATCGGGGTGTGCAGATGGACGATATTGTTATCGGCCACTATGGGCTCATCCTAAACGACTTGAAGCGGCTTTGGGACGTAACCCAAGCGGTGGTCGCTGCTGCCTCACATCGAGAGCGTGACAGGCGAGACAGCAGGCGGGTCTTCTTCTTTCTGGTAGGAAAGGTCATTGACAAAGACTTGTTTGAAAGGATCAGAGCCGAATTCCGCAACGCGGGACTGGCAGATCGACTGATCCATAGCAATCCTGCGTTCGAGAACGACTTCGATGCCGAGATCGCAGCATGTGATGCAGTCGCATGTTTCCGAGTACAGACTCGCGGTCAGCTCTCGCACATATTTGTCCGCGCCTTGTCGCTCGGTACACCCGTGCTCGTAAATGAACGCAGTGGTTATGGTTATGATCCCCGGACGACAATCAAGGAAGACGACGTTATAAATGGTGTTAGCGCAGCAATCGACCTGATAGCGGATAAATCCAAGCTGCTTGAAATGCGCCGCCATGCCAGACAGCACTACGAGTCTAGCCATCGTGGTGACAAAAGTTTTGATGAAATGCTTCGCGACAGGTGAATATGAACAATCTTCCATACACAAAAATCATTGATATCGCCGACTTCAGTAACCCCGTCTTGTTACCGCACTTGCAGGACATTGCTCGGGGTGAAATGCTTCGCTTTGGGTTGGATAAGGCAGAGATAATTCCAGATTCCAAACAGTGGGAATGCGCAATGATGCTGCGCACCCTGAGTGATCACGGCCTTATTCGTCCGGGAGCGCTCCTTGCAGGCATTGGGGCTGGTACCGAAGAAACGACGTTCGCGTTGGCTGCCAAGGGTTGTGTCGTATTTCCGACCGATCGCTACCTTGAGAACACACCTTGGTCGGATGTAGCGCCGGCCGGCATGATGGTTCGCCCTGCCCAGTTTTCTCAGTATGACTACCCACGTGGTTCGGTAATTCCCGTTCATACAGACGCGCGTGTTCTCTCACTCCCAACGGATTTTTTCGACGGCGTTTACTCTGCGGGGTCTATTGAGCATTTTGGCTCACTGGAAGCAGTGGCAGCATCGGCAGAAGAGATTGGCAGGATCTTGAAGCCCGGTGGAGTTGCGGTGATCAGTACCGAGTTTCGCTTGGACGGCCCAATGGATAAGCGATGGTTTACTGACGATTGCATCTTGTTTACGCCATCATTATTGCAAGAATTCATTATCGGGCCGTCAGGTTTAGAAGTCATTGGAACTCCCGAATACACGACGTCGGATGCGACATATGACAGTCGTGTGGTTCTAATAGATTTCCTGGACAAGGCCAAAAAAGTGTCGTCGCTGGCTGACAAGCGAAATGCCTATCCCAATTTGGTTCTTTTTCACGACGGATATCTCTTCTGCTCTGTTCATTTGGCGTTAAAAAAGCCAGTGACAGCGAGCTCCCAGAGCAACGGAAGATCGGCTGTATTTAAGAACGTGGTTGAGAAGGAATCAACTCGTGCAAGCGCGATTCTGACGAGCCAAATTGTAGAATGGACAGGTTCTTACGGAAATCAGAAAGCTGATGTTCTCATGGAGGAGCTTAATGAACAAGCCAGCAGGTATGAACGTGAGTTGGCCGCCCTCCGCAACTCTCGCTCGCTTCGTTACACTCAACCGTTTCGAGAGGCTGCGAATGCAATTCGTCGTAACCCTGCCGCTTTAGCAACTGCTCTCTTTGTACTCCGATGCCTGAGAGGCATTAGAAATTTGGTCACAAAGCGCAAGCATGGTGCTGCATGACCTTTGTTTCCTACGCTCAGAACTTCGAAGATGTAATGCTTTGGCGGGCATTAAAGCACATCGAAGCTGGCTTCTACATCGATGTCGGAGCCGCTCACCCCGACGAAGAATCCGTAACGCGTGCGTTCTATGACCGGGGTTGGCGCGGCATTAATATTGAACCCGAGCCAGACTATGCTGCAGCACTTAGGGCGAGCCGGCCGCGTGATATCAACTTAGAACTAGCGATTGGGTCGCACAAAGGCAAAGCTGTCATTCATCGAATTGCCGGCACTGGTTTGTCT contains these protein-coding regions:
- a CDS encoding ABC transporter ATP-binding protein, which encodes MTSMALENVTVDFPIYNAKSRSLKNQVMSLATGGTIGSNAEGHVVIRGLEDINLSLNEGDRLGLIGHNGSGKTTLLRVMSGVYYPSGGRIAINGKCTSLINISLGIDPEATGRENIGIRGALLGFSKREMAERQVEIEEFSELGNFLDMPVRTYSTGMQLRLAFSISTVIRPEILIMDEWLAAGDESFQNKANQRLHDLVNETKILIIASHSKELLVKNCTRIVWLEHGKIKMDGEAETVANAYFGHQ
- a CDS encoding ABC transporter permease; protein product: MTIANSKKITAWEDVTGAVRNFRLAALLGWQDVAQRYRRSSVGAFWLTINMGVLIGAMGLIFGTIFRTPMSEFLPFICVGIIMWGYYSQLINEGCTSFISNSDTMLQLPLPFFTYILRTWWRNSIILFHNIIIFPVILLIFGKFVGFTALLVIPAFFLVSLNLLWMMVILSIVCTRYRDLTQIIQNIMQVGMYITPIMWQPHQLPADKSILILDFNPFYHLVSIIRDPLLGGTGTLLNWGVVVAMAIIGWGIALLFLNRFRSRVTYWL
- a CDS encoding glycosyltransferase yields the protein MPEHQPAPKRVLVDGRVFSSSAFDRGMGRYVTHIMEQLEAAGCLVTILLYRDCELSTDSKLLTDYAIRFANYSPLENLYAHEFTAYLSALLESESYDSYVDTTPFLAPRRFDIFSCPVIAVCYDFIPLRYPDFYLRNYQGAPQIYYNGLARLVKADHIISISTTVRDQVVRYLGVPNQNVTVMCPTLEERYLSVQQFPDADPSNYVFTILGSHKSKNPEGSLEIYKQLLASDLVEVRLNAPKQDQLDSLRNAKLIPNDAFVSADITDEQKFELQSGAGVVAHLSIEEGFGIPLLEAVFLGRKVLALDIPINRELLEAAKVGRESAVFWLPPQNQTLNLPAFKRFLEAPVDTQFHDAIRQAYLAHWGASAQLIADALRKAEAGYAAWWERIQAKIFSSIPGTSCGVADYSVAYVRSAAGNIAFFFSEGEQENISYLTNVKLFTHYDFQRFTAKFKDVKGLFNFAFSTALHPGLDLARKASRAGDVLLLHERRYFDGFRYIHMWANGVNELLLDVAGAGTEEDRTKLAIDFVFRPEFNRYKHVRNERAPISAQWLRSLPVRTVSHLPPAVIEQLDRQESINPGSIINDMEAIEDDIDFVPLGIDDRRNPAVDRASRLLRVHRGVQMDDIVIGHYGLILNDLKRLWDVTQAVVAAASHRERDRRDSRRVFFFLVGKVIDKDLFERIRAEFRNAGLADRLIHSNPAFENDFDAEIAACDAVACFRVQTRGQLSHIFVRALSLGTPVLVNERSGYGYDPRTTIKEDDVINGVSAAIDLIADKSKLLEMRRHARQHYESSHRGDKSFDEMLRDR
- a CDS encoding class I SAM-dependent methyltransferase: MNNLPYTKIIDIADFSNPVLLPHLQDIARGEMLRFGLDKAEIIPDSKQWECAMMLRTLSDHGLIRPGALLAGIGAGTEETTFALAAKGCVVFPTDRYLENTPWSDVAPAGMMVRPAQFSQYDYPRGSVIPVHTDARVLSLPTDFFDGVYSAGSIEHFGSLEAVAASAEEIGRILKPGGVAVISTEFRLDGPMDKRWFTDDCILFTPSLLQEFIIGPSGLEVIGTPEYTTSDATYDSRVVLIDFLDKAKKVSSLADKRNAYPNLVLFHDGYLFCSVHLALKKPVTASSQSNGRSAVFKNVVEKESTRASAILTSQIVEWTGSYGNQKADVLMEELNEQASRYERELAALRNSRSLRYTQPFREAANAIRRNPAALATALFVLRCLRGIRNLVTKRKHGAA